In Metopolophium dirhodum isolate CAU chromosome 5, ASM1992520v1, whole genome shotgun sequence, the sequence AATAAGATGCAAAACTGATGTATTAATTCTTCTTTCAAGAATAGATAATGAGGAAGATAAATAATCATATCGGAAAAAACTATCagtttcattgatatttatctTTTCGAATTGTTGAATCGCTGTTAAAacctttaataataagtaaaattgatctaaatattaaaatattacatatttatattgtaaaaattttttaCATGTTTAGATGAAGATGTTATTTCTAAGTTGTCTATTGTATCTGCAACTTTAGCAATAGTTATAgcttgaaataaaattttattgatattagaTTTAATAAGTTCAAAATGATCCCTATTGCTTAGcgcatttaaaacaatattcattTGATCGATGAATTTTCCTGGATGTTCATCCACGTCAGTTAAATCTATCATTTCCAAACAGTCTTCCaacttataaaaacatttttgaatccGCTTAATTATGTACATGCTTAAAACCTAATATGAATAAATGCTTAGTAttaggtattcaaatattaatatcaaatataaaattaattaatactacacagcaaaatcaataaatatacataccttTTCAAAGTTTAGAACTTTATTTTGTTCTGATATAGTTGTTTCATACAAGAGGagacatttttgaatttgacTTAAGCATACACAAAgcatgtaaacatttttatttttaaatgtttttaaaaaaacttgaattgattttacaaattgAAGGAGTGGTCCGTTTATTAATTCctgaaattaatttgtattaataaaagataAGTATACTTGATTAAAACACTAGGACACAAAATATTCTGTTCCCACTcactatgaatattattttatattcatgaaattcttttttctcaaaattacataaatatctaGAACACTCATTTAAAacgatattaattttgaaatataaatcatccattataatttataattaggactacaaaattgtaaataagtaaataaatcaatgttaaaaattgtatgtgatCCAACTCTCTAATTTCGAATTAGAAAAATCTTTTAAGAATTTTCAAACGACGGTTGTGTTCAGTTACGATAACAGCGGAACGATATCACGATATCAACCTCTATTATAGAAGACCATGAATCGTGATGTTAACTACTCAAGTACTCAACCATACAACATAACCAAGATTATAAAGAAGTTCTTTACACAACTATCTATATTTctgtggttataatattattattattattattattatggtgccttacaataattattatgggcATCCTACAATAATAGCCGGTGGGTGGGTAAGTTGCCCGACCTTTAAATCTCCAATGGGGGGCTATGACCGTGGAATACTGGAATCGTACCATGACCATGATCTGTTAACTACTAGATAATATAATCTCAATTGTTCAGTTATCAATAATaagctttttagtttttaaccaAGGTACCAtggcaatatatattttataataagtaccaataggaggtacaataatataaattagtactTAAGTACAATTCATCTggaagtttaataatatatttaaattaattatactaactAATATAGTAAGCCTATTGCATATTTCACGTTCAAATTTCCGTTTGCAGTTCCCAACGTGATTCATTATGTTgtcaataatatctatatttaaatataaaaatattaaattattaaaattaaattatatactcaaattattatattaatatatataattattaaattgccATGATCAAACTTTATATAGTATGCGGTCATGCTGACATTTTTTAAAGTACGTTGTTAttggatttaataataattactaaataattaattaataaatgcctttatatattataaaaaaaattctcaaaccaacttttatgtttataataaaagtatagttttattattttttttgattgaaatgtgataaaaaaaatcattgagtTGTTGATGATGAAAATTAACTTGCGAAAGCATAGTTTGgtatcttaaataattttatactctaaatatatttgattttagtataaatgtataatattataattattgttatatattattacctatcaaaAATTTATtgcaaaagttttttaaaaaatatgtaacttggTGGTAGTTGGAATATTTAATTGtgtgtaatttatttagtaGTAAGTATagttgattattgattataattgtagttttatctaaaaacaataatattctgtAGCCGATCAGTATAAAagattgattaatttaatgggctactaaaatactaaataggtacctaaaggaACCAAAAGCTTactattgattaattttttttagtgattGTTTATACATCCTGGCATATAAATTCTAGTATAAATGTTccttttttgtatacatatattgtacgttgcataaatataaaaataagattgtaattatgatttaattttctcAAGCTGTAATTTTCCTGTTtgcttgtaatatattttgtttgcttTATGTTATTGTcactattttttgtatatagtcGTAGAATGATAAAGAACAGTGCAAAACATAACTCCatttagttcaaaatatttaatgtttcggggcaattttttattatgagtaCATGTTAGTTGATTCTGTTGTTTTCACAcagatacatattaaattaatttaacaatagacttcttataaatataagtcTACAGTTTTATGGATTGAACATAAAGTtggatgcaaaaataatatgagGCGTTGATTTCATGCATCACCCATCTctgcttgaaaataatattgtgtctatttgatattttgttccTCTACCCCATAAGTAGCTATGctggaatattattatatttcatacaattcatattaaatatttaactatttagagCCAATATTCATCccaagtagaaaaaaaattctggaaAAAGTGACGCTGTAGCATACAGCTCGTcatcaaatgtattattaaacagtatgttaaaagtaaattataatattatatagaattattcTATACTTTGgtgatagtataattttttggtgaaaatagttcttttcttttttaaattatatgtttctATGTAAAATTACATCAATGCAaaaacaagtttaaaaaaatatatattttactggttTAGCgagatttttcaataaataatactgaatcttaaaaatgttattcatatattcaattttaatttgagaacataaaaacataataccaTAATTATCTCACTACTATTTGGTAGTGTACTACTGTAATATCTGTAAATACTTATTATCTTTAAAATGGTACTTTAATCGTAAATATCATGATTTCAAATACGATTAGAATTatttcattacaatttacagaatTTACGctaggtaattatttaaaactcttGTTATGATATAGATTATTTcagcatataaatatttatattatttttgaatttaattttaaacttgttggcttaaaagtattattacctacatatttctatattgaataaaattacaaatatttcttTCTTATACAAAGTAAGAATAGCTAAAATGTGCAACATCTATTGATTAATAGGTAGTAATTTTGTaagttttattatcataaatatttcaaattcaatttttttaaatttatataatatattataatattggatgagattgaaaatattatttctatcacACCTAATTTGTTGTTATCAGTGCCCAGAGGACagagttaaaatattacaatatttagtcATTCagatattatttaagtaggtatgtattttataaaatatttttttagtgttaatAAATACTGTTTTCAGTTCTTTTAATTATTGCTATAACTTTACAAGCATATTAGAAATATTGGTATTCTTGTATAGGTACgtacatgtttttttaaaaagtacatgaaaatattttttatgtacatataatatataagttgattgatgaaattaatgtactattcattttataaacattgcattgttaaatattgttgaatagttaagtaaaaattacaatataaattaatttttcaatatgtaTACGGTACACCTATTTGAatgattacctattatttatcaaCGAGCCTgaagaattaatataatttaacacttttgattttgaaaaagtatatattttttaatatttattgcctattggtatatttataattcttacaattattaattatccaaTACCTCAGGACATACTAATATTATCTATCTAtgcaaataaattgtttaacaaaAAGATACATTTTGGTCgatctgttaataataataatgttaaagtattttttttttaatagttttaaaatatgcccatattccatatttttaagataatataaattgtatttacaacattagtatattaataataaatataaaagtacttAGGTACTATCAAAAGTATATAACTGCATATTGActttgataataacatttttattaaatatttgaaatgtaatatcatatagtatattattttataccaaaatgtagttatttatttgtttgttcaactattttagatttatttaacaAGGTACTGAACAATTATGTTGAGTTCTACTAAGTACAACGTTGATACTGGAAAATGGCAAGAATTTGTATTGGATGAAATTCAATTTGACCATGAAAAGTGagttttaaaacgtatttttttatttcaataatttcattatgttttgtttaaattttagttgTTCAGGCAATGAATTACCTCTTTCATCAATAGGGACTACTAGTAACATTGATACCAAAAAATGGCAAGatattatattggataataTTCAATCTAACATGAAAAAGtacatataaaatcaattaagaccaaacattttattttaaatgttcttttcaataataaagtattatattgtttaaattttagagACTCAAAATATGAGTTGCCATTTTCATCAATATCCACGATTAATGTTGACCATAGAAATGCAAAACATCAAGATATTAATTTGGATGATATTGAATCTGACATAGAAAAGTAAGTttaatgtcatattttaattttaattataaataattatttgtatttataatttagttattcaGATAATGAGCTACCTCTTTCATCAATAGCAAATGTATTGCTTCCAATTGATAGCTGTAAAGTCGTAAAAAGTAAAGTTGTAAAATCTGATTCAAGTCAAATATCCATCAAAGAACAAAGTAAAATAGATACACAAATTAAGAAGTATGGATGTGATATTTGTGGAAAAATATATCTTACGCGTATTgcaattattgaacattttagaaCTAGTTTATGCTTTCCAGGAAGTCATTTTGATCTTGAACACAGCAACCCTACTTATAATGTTTGCAACAATTCTGAAAATGTAGTATCATACATCaacataagtaatttaaaaactaataatacaaaaaatatgacCAACAAGTGCagaatttgtcaaaatttaattagaaatggCAAATTTATAAAAAGGCATAACATATTGCATACTAAAGGAAATAACTTATGTAATATATGTTCAGTATTAAATAGTATTGCATGTGGAAATAATCACCACCTTAAAGAAAAGTATACATGGAAATGTAAAACTTGTGGACAGTCATTTACTAAATTATCTGTTTTAAAAGCTCACATATGCATTTTTccaaagaataataaattgaacgccctggaaaaatataaaactattacatTGCATTGCGATATATGTTATAAACAATTCTTTAAACAGTCATCTTTAAAAGATCATAAAAGAATACACAATTTAAGATgtattaaccaatacaatattcgtttaaaatacttaaattatagtgTATTGAGGCATACAAAAAGAGTCCGCAGTTCATCTCAAAATTATGAATGTTCAAGATGTTCAAAAGTATTTCATAAACGTTCAGAAATAGTAtctcatatttttgaaaaccatcAAGAAGATTATTCCAAATATAGTTGTGACGATTGTACAAATGTATGTGATTCTTCACGGGACTATATTTTACGTTTAGGAAAAAACCATTTCAAATGTGATGTATGTCCCCAATCGTTCACTACATCTCATAGACTACAACAGCATTATGGATGGCATCTTGGTATCGATAATTTTAAATGCGAATTCTGTCCTAAGACATTTTCGAAATGTTCTCTTTATTTATCTCATGAAAGAATTCACACTGGAGAAAGACCATTCAGGTGTAATTTTTGTGGCAAATGGTTTCCAGaatcatcaaatttaaatattcatttaaaacccTATTGTCAAAAATCTTATACTCAGATGTCATCATTATTATCCCATAAAAGAATACATGCTAAAGAAAAACATCTAGAAAATAAGAGTTATAATCAGCTGTCTACTATGGAAGTACGCACAAGACGACAATGTACTAGAAGAAAGCAGTTTAAGTGTAACGTATGTGCCAAATCATTTTTTCATTCATGGTCATTAAGTGCTCAtctaaaaatacatcaaaataacaAGAAGGTGAAAAAGTCATCCTTAAACAAACACAAGAGACCACAAAAAAATGACATATGCATTAAATGTGATTTATGCCAAGAACTATTTTATGACAAGAAGAATTTAATCGCTCATAGATGCAAGTCATCTACTTGTACTTGTTGTCTAAAAGTATTTGATAATGTTTCTTCACTTAAAAGACACTACAGGTACATGCATCAAAAAGATAATAAACTGTATGACTGTGATATCTGTAATGTATCATTTATGTGTTCAACTAGTCTTAATGAACATAGAAAAAATCACACTGAGTTTGAAAAAAACACCTCTCTTAAACTCAATTCCACCAATGAAATAAATACAGTAAATGAAGAAATGTACTTAAATGAAGAATATAAATGTGATCTTTGTATGAAAAGTTTTTTCAATCAAGCACAAATATTTGCTCATATTCTAGAAACTCATTATTAGGTTTATTAggttaaatattaagtatatgtgtatgtaaatgaaaatgtttgtaaaagaAATTAAGCTTTGATCATGTATtcaagtgtcatattaaattaggATTTAAGAAGGCACAACATCTTTTTACtgtctatttttaataatgctattaaaatttagtttttgtatgtattatacagtttgaaattaaaaaatctatagaatagaattaaaatataagatattcatttctttttaatattatgttattatatatcattacattataatttgcttgctttataaaatatcaaataaaaaaatcaaattcattctcactaattaaatatcaatgtattgtaataaactgataaaaatgatttcacattttatataataaaaaatatatatattcaaaggTTAAGGTTACCtatccaattataatattttctaaaggTATCAGATTTTAACATGGAGTATACCTGTCCACctctaaatataaattgtttaagtgactgtattgtaatattttgttgacaAAGAATTGATGCTTTTATAGACTAGAAGGCaggaaaacaaaatttaataatgtattgaattgattgaatttaaagtaaaatataatatatgctgtaattattttatactttgacCCAACTGTTTTAAGGGAttcaatatatatgtttaaacaGGGGTTAAAGTGGGAAAAAATTCAGAGGGGACTAATGTTTCCATATAGTTTTAAGCGttctatgtataattttatgtataaaatccTAATTTGTTAAAGGGGACGCTTTTTAACCGCTATAAGAGGTAGGGGGACTGAGTCCTTCTGTATCCCCGCTCACTTTAACCTGTGtgtttgaacaaaaaaaaattatcagttatcatcactaattgaatatgaaattttcatttttatatattatttttttatagattgtaataagttattatatatacctacaattattactaCTGAACAATCATAAATATCAGTAAAATAATGcaatctataaattaattatgtatcaaTAGAATGCTTAAAAccacaatgtaataataaatttccaTCAGAGAAACAAACCATCTCCACAATTGGgttaattaggtacaataatgaATGATCCATTGTTACACACTTATCAGTCGTTATAATCATGTTACCATGTAGTTCCTACACGGGTACAACCTATAGGCTGGCAGATATTGTTGAATACCAAAATATAGAAGTTTATTGAAATTGAATAAGCCAgacatagtttattttttatttaagatttaacacTAGTGTTCTACTGAATACacttattatagattttttgtcctgttttttttatttatttgtcttgCATCGTGCTTATCCGAGTTACCATAAATATATCAAACACAATTGAAATTATGCTGAATGGGCTATTTAAGTATCTATTGAAAACCATTTGATTGTACTGGATACTGGATAGTGACGGCAAATAAGCATCTTACGACTTACGAGTATTTTATTGATAgctaattagtaatatataaaaatgaatttaatattttacacattacaGCCAACAAAAATGGTTgtactttaaagtttatttttttccttttgttatcataaaaaaataagcaatgacataattagtatatttagtTAGAATTTCCAATAAtagtcaatatttaataaaagtgtGGGTAAATAAGTGCAATAAAAATGCATGACTtgatatttttaagttgttaaaAGAACAAGTTATGAATTATGAGGAACCCTAttgtaggtattacattttcaaggttTAGAtcaagaacatttttttatcataatttatagaaaacaaattcGATAATGTCAAATGTCTTACAAATagactaaaaaaagaaaaatattttgttaacttattgaaacttgaaagtaaataaattgaatataaagtTTTGGTAAATATGTCAATTCTCTATAGGGTTATTCTTtaaagaattataataaaattcaaaatgaaaacCGCTGCtcagtaaatattgtaatatttctgATTCTTTAGTAGATTATTGTCACATCATTGACCTATCtgcctatttaaaattaaataggtacactcAAACATATAACATAATGTGTACTTACTATTTGTGTGGGTTatcgttaaatttgaattttataatataaaatcactgTTTAAGAAAAACTAAACGATTTTGAGCAAAAACTTTCAGTcagattttactaaaattgttattctccatttaaatatctaataacgtaggtacctaaaatttgaagttaaaatataggtacataaaaaatctgtatctttacattttatttatcgtTAAACTACTAGAAGCATTGTTTTAATTTGTCTATTCTTATAATAGAAGAATACTTTAAAGTATCTGCATTTTAGTATcatgttcattttatttttgaattacaacgaaataagaaaattgtttgaTGAAAAATCTGGTGAATATCCATTATCCAATGtcataacaatttaaacttaataggtacgctcataaaaaatgtatatgaccTTCCGGTATacgtatactttttatttttgttgaagttagaaaaacttatgtagaatctagtattacattttaacttaaaataatttgcaaatttatgtaatttagctgagtaaaaatgttttaaaaattaatttgggtAGAAACTAGAAAATGGTcatataaacatttgatgaaaacttaaagtatctacggttatttgtttttgagttacactaaataaacaaaatacattttgttaagaGGGCGTTAtgcccgcatgtgttgtctccgtcttacaagtgcgtaacatagcaaattttacgctcagcagaacacgtgtagctccgttagtataaaaattaaagcgAATTgactaaaggtaagattattatctaggcaacctcatggactttttattatattttaattttaaagcaagttataagtattttaagatgtataaaaaatttacaattttaaaatactcataaatcgCGTTagaattaaactataataaaaagcctgaggttgcctagataataatcttacctttaggtttcataagaggtcaattcagtccaatttttaaactaacggagttaCATGTGTTATGTTGACCGTACAATTTaccatgttacgcacttgtaagacggagacaacacatgcgggtatcacgtcctcttaaagacaatataatacaatgaaatAGAATGCTATAATTAggtaaatatagttatatttacagGTCTTAAAAACTTGCAGCCATAAACTCATAAACCAACGCTGAATACCAAAGTATACAAAGCCCCaaggtttattaaatatttaaaatagtaatattatacagtacctTCAGCATTACTTGCGAGTAGTTACCCTAGTTCTCGAGGTTAGCATATTGATGACTAcagcataggtaggtacctagaagTATGGGTTGAGAAACAACCAAATTatctattatgatttatctataacttataaggtagCCGGTAGGTTATTATAGTTAtggtaaatcaaattttaattaaaatatgtagacGACTCAGTCTCCACTCAATAATTCAAAACCAGACTACTAGCAACTGGTACTAAACATGTTTGTGTTCGGTTAGCCTAAAGGAATTCACTAAGTGTgacataatacataaacaacaaGTCAGTTATCTGCAAATCGTTacgtgttatttattataatacattttggatttacatatattatgtataatgtgaaTATGACATTTTGACTTAGCATTATTAGGTGTacaagctattatattattacttcagGTTTACTTTTCTAAAATCAAGTttcaatatgatattaaatggAGTTTGAGTATGTGAATAATAGATATTGAGTAATTATGTGGTATACCAGTacctaaaactaaaataaatcaaaattgtcccaaatcaatgataaataatcatatctaaaaattttgtaaaatatatataatgtcctAAAAAGTATCGAGAAAACTagttttattaacaatatttcaaattgttttatggctaagcatattttattcacatatacctttataatacatttattaagtatataaaagaaaagatgttatacaatattatataagtttttaacaccaatgtataatttattctatgtccataattatcaataatcataatagtttatttatttctagGTAATTTAAATGTCTGCAAAAATGTAACCCAGTGCAATAAACTACCTACATTACCTATTCTAACATCctcaaaacaacaatattaagtTAGTAATTTACATCactttagaaaaaatttaaaacttctgAAAAAATAACACTCaaacgtacaataataataaaaataatatatattcaaataataacataaaattattgtaaaagaaaaaatttactAACTTTAAGTAATACAAATGATGTGAAGGTatgatttacaaattaaaaa encodes:
- the LOC132945252 gene encoding zinc finger protein 678-like: MLSSTKYNVDTGKWQEFVLDEIQFDHENCSGNELPLSSIGTTSNIDTKKWQDIILDNIQSNMKKDSKYELPFSSISTINVDHRNAKHQDINLDDIESDIENYSDNELPLSSIANVLLPIDSCKVVKSKVVKSDSSQISIKEQSKIDTQIKKYGCDICGKIYLTRIAIIEHFRTSLCFPGSHFDLEHSNPTYNVCNNSENVVSYINISNLKTNNTKNMTNKCRICQNLIRNGKFIKRHNILHTKGNNLCNICSVLNSIACGNNHHLKEKYTWKCKTCGQSFTKLSVLKAHICIFPKNNKLNALEKYKTITLHCDICYKQFFKQSSLKDHKRIHNLRCINQYNIRLKYLNYSVLRHTKRVRSSSQNYECSRCSKVFHKRSEIVSHIFENHQEDYSKYSCDDCTNVCDSSRDYILRLGKNHFKCDVCPQSFTTSHRLQQHYGWHLGIDNFKCEFCPKTFSKCSLYLSHERIHTGERPFRCNFCGKWFPESSNLNIHLKPYCQKSYTQMSSLLSHKRIHAKEKHLENKSYNQLSTMEVRTRRQCTRRKQFKCNVCAKSFFHSWSLSAHLKIHQNNKKVKKSSLNKHKRPQKNDICIKCDLCQELFYDKKNLIAHRCKSSTCTCCLKVFDNVSSLKRHYRYMHQKDNKLYDCDICNVSFMCSTSLNEHRKNHTEFEKNTSLKLNSTNEINTVNEEMYLNEEYKCDLCMKSFFNQAQIFAHILETHY